A section of the Deinococcus taeanensis genome encodes:
- the queG gene encoding tRNA epoxyqueuosine(34) reductase QueG, whose protein sequence is MTLSPAEHLADLARTLGADAAGWTAAQVPASAIAEYAGWLNAGRHAGMTYLERQLPVRADPAQRLPGVQSVLVLGVSHAFGPPARPTGGVRVGRVARYAWTPDYHEQVQPVLTRLEQEAARLGVRARGYVDHGPVMERLFAGGAFLGWRGKSGMLVSTQLGAFVTLAVLLTDLPLAEAGAAHPDRCGRCLRCVTACPTGAIGPDRAIDARRCVSYLTIEHRGPVPHEFRPGVGEWLLGCDVCSEVCPWTGRAGPLARLLQPDPELAFPDLTRFFGVSEREFERQWAGTAFLRPRRKGMARNALTVLGNTRAPEGWPVLQAGAQDPAWEVREAAAWALGQWEERRALAPLMNDPHEAVRATAQAAFQDHPAVPAGSGP, encoded by the coding sequence ATGACCCTCTCCCCTGCTGAGCATCTGGCCGACCTGGCGCGCACCCTGGGTGCGGACGCCGCAGGCTGGACGGCCGCGCAGGTTCCTGCGTCAGCCATTGCGGAGTACGCCGGGTGGCTGAACGCCGGGCGTCACGCCGGCATGACCTACCTGGAACGGCAGCTGCCTGTCCGGGCCGACCCCGCGCAGCGCCTTCCGGGCGTGCAGAGCGTGCTGGTCCTGGGCGTGTCGCATGCGTTCGGGCCGCCTGCACGGCCCACAGGCGGCGTGCGGGTGGGGCGCGTCGCGCGCTACGCGTGGACGCCCGACTACCACGAACAGGTGCAGCCGGTCCTGACGCGCCTGGAGCAGGAGGCAGCGCGGCTGGGCGTGCGGGCGCGCGGGTACGTGGATCACGGGCCGGTCATGGAGCGGCTGTTCGCGGGCGGGGCGTTCCTGGGGTGGCGCGGAAAATCCGGGATGCTGGTCAGCACGCAACTGGGGGCGTTCGTCACCCTGGCCGTGCTGCTCACCGATCTGCCCTTGGCAGAAGCCGGGGCGGCGCACCCCGACCGGTGTGGCCGCTGCCTGCGCTGTGTCACGGCGTGCCCCACCGGCGCGATCGGGCCGGACCGCGCGATCGACGCGCGGCGCTGCGTGTCGTACCTGACGATCGAGCACCGTGGACCGGTGCCTCACGAGTTCCGGCCTGGGGTGGGCGAGTGGCTGCTGGGCTGCGACGTGTGCAGTGAGGTCTGCCCCTGGACAGGCCGCGCGGGGCCTCTCGCGCGGCTGCTGCAGCCGGACCCGGAGCTGGCCTTTCCCGACCTCACCCGCTTTTTCGGCGTGAGTGAACGGGAATTTGAGCGGCAGTGGGCGGGCACCGCGTTCCTGAGACCGCGCCGCAAGGGCATGGCCCGCAACGCCCTGACCGTGCTCGGCAATACCCGCGCGCCTGAAGGCTGGCCGGTCCTGCAGGCGGGCGCCCAGGACCCGGCCTGGGAGGTCCGGGAGGCCGCCGCGTGGGCCCTCGGCCAGTGGGAGGAGCGCCGGGCGCTCGCGCCCCTGATGAACGACCCACACGAGGCGGTACGGGCCACAGCGCAGGCCGCATTCCAGGACCACCCTGCTGTGCCGGCCGGGTCAGGACCGTGA
- a CDS encoding glucose-6-phosphate dehydrogenase assembly protein OpcA produces MTYATDLKPLGPVDTTVRKAQLTLDELWAQTTVETRAYTGNMIALTVRQHLRRVQEALAGLEGRYAGRQIIGVMDGTDDLTVHASLVPQTGGLYVERLTLEASPEQLQGAILPLIRPATVNHVWWGADSRPGGTLLAELTEIADQVIVDSLTLDMPPSWHYALADLGWSRSAPWREALAQLFDSPDAAQQLPRVTHLTVRYAGKKDLPARLFAGFIASTLGWPDLSTVEFRAGRCGRENGDLCGVELRGEGVLFSLKAERAEVVQTHCRWENVQRTTEVHVPSMTLAQGLARVMARPERGEVFEAAWALAKQTL; encoded by the coding sequence ATGACGTACGCCACCGACCTGAAACCCCTGGGCCCCGTGGACACCACGGTCCGTAAGGCGCAGCTCACGCTGGATGAACTGTGGGCGCAGACGACCGTGGAAACCCGCGCCTACACCGGCAACATGATCGCCCTGACAGTCCGGCAGCACCTCAGGCGCGTGCAGGAGGCCCTGGCGGGCCTGGAGGGCCGGTACGCGGGCCGGCAGATCATCGGCGTGATGGACGGCACGGACGACCTGACCGTGCACGCCAGCCTGGTGCCGCAGACAGGCGGCCTGTACGTGGAACGCCTGACGCTGGAAGCCAGCCCGGAGCAGCTGCAGGGCGCGATCCTGCCACTGATCCGCCCCGCCACCGTGAACCACGTGTGGTGGGGTGCCGACAGCCGGCCAGGGGGCACGCTGCTGGCCGAACTGACCGAGATTGCCGATCAGGTGATCGTGGACAGTCTCACGCTGGACATGCCGCCGTCGTGGCACTACGCGCTGGCCGACCTGGGCTGGAGCCGTTCGGCCCCGTGGCGCGAAGCACTCGCGCAGCTGTTCGACAGTCCGGACGCCGCGCAGCAGCTGCCGCGCGTGACGCACCTGACTGTGCGTTACGCCGGGAAGAAGGACCTGCCGGCGCGGCTGTTCGCGGGATTCATTGCCAGCACGCTGGGCTGGCCGGACCTGAGTACCGTGGAGTTCCGCGCCGGGCGCTGCGGCCGGGAGAACGGCGACCTGTGCGGCGTGGAACTGCGCGGTGAAGGCGTGCTGTTCAGCCTGAAAGCCGAGCGTGCCGAGGTGGTCCAGACCCACTGCCGCTGGGAGAACGTGCAGCGCACCACCGAGGTGCACGTGCCCAGCATGACCCTCGCGCAGGGCCTGGCGCGCGTCATGGCGCGCCCTGAACGCGGTGAGGTGTTCGAGGCGGCGTGGGCCCTGGCGAAACAGACCCTGTAA
- a CDS encoding diguanylate cyclase, which translates to MNRHAMTFSLVPAQGDGPDSALQARLHAAYDLLGSAPQDALAEAQAALSEAQERNLPAAEARALRIVGLAHHLLAQFELALDHLQRGRQQYRLLRNAAGEADCLNNIGSIFFALGNYSTAMESYLETLTIREELGDEAGQASALNNLGNVALELGDAAGALAHHERSLHLAERSGRQDVKAAALCNLGSDYQALGQVPRAIEAHRRAISFAREIRDGHCEAEALANLGRTYHDSGQPSRALTPYTRALKVTGRMGDRARAVDVRLAQARAYQALGQLDVAAALLDGTLRDATALNARKAMYQVHETLAEIAESTGDAVKALAHYRQYHALEREVLSRDVDYRVRSLMLHYDVEKRRKAHELLRAAHEEKAQLLEQLQVQSAELDRLAHEDPLTGLMNRRSFELRFAQACAEASTTGAALSVVMIDVDHFKSINDAYGHDVGDEVLRGVAGSLAGVCRSSDLIARYGGEEFVMVLPGTPPATACSVAQRLLTVLSLQHWDALAPDTRVSVSCGVAGFAPGHTPQSLLRQADERLYDAKQRGRARVES; encoded by the coding sequence GTGAACCGCCACGCCATGACGTTCTCTCTTGTGCCCGCGCAGGGTGACGGGCCGGACAGCGCCCTTCAGGCCCGGCTGCACGCCGCGTACGACCTGCTGGGCAGCGCGCCGCAGGACGCTCTGGCTGAGGCGCAGGCTGCGCTCAGTGAGGCGCAGGAGCGCAATCTGCCGGCCGCTGAGGCCCGCGCCCTGCGGATCGTGGGCCTCGCGCATCATCTGCTCGCGCAGTTCGAACTGGCCCTGGACCACCTGCAGCGTGGCCGGCAGCAGTACCGGCTGCTGCGCAACGCGGCTGGCGAGGCCGACTGCCTGAACAACATTGGCAGTATCTTCTTCGCGCTGGGCAACTACTCCACCGCCATGGAATCCTACCTGGAAACCCTCACCATCCGCGAGGAACTCGGTGACGAGGCCGGGCAGGCCAGCGCCCTGAACAACCTGGGGAACGTGGCCCTGGAACTTGGCGACGCGGCCGGCGCGCTCGCCCACCACGAGCGGTCGCTGCACCTCGCGGAGCGTTCGGGGCGTCAGGACGTGAAGGCCGCCGCGCTGTGCAACCTCGGCTCGGACTACCAGGCACTCGGGCAGGTGCCGCGCGCCATTGAGGCGCATCGCCGCGCCATCAGCTTCGCCCGTGAGATTCGGGACGGGCACTGCGAGGCCGAGGCGCTGGCCAACCTGGGGCGCACCTACCACGACAGCGGCCAACCCAGCCGCGCCCTGACTCCATACACGCGGGCGCTGAAGGTCACGGGCCGGATGGGCGACCGCGCGCGCGCCGTGGACGTCCGGCTGGCGCAGGCACGCGCGTATCAGGCGCTCGGGCAGCTGGACGTCGCCGCGGCTCTCCTGGACGGCACCCTGCGGGACGCCACGGCCCTGAACGCCCGCAAGGCCATGTACCAGGTGCACGAGACGCTCGCAGAAATCGCGGAGAGCACCGGCGACGCCGTTAAGGCCCTGGCCCACTACCGGCAGTATCACGCGCTGGAACGCGAAGTCCTCAGCCGCGACGTGGACTACCGCGTGCGCAGCCTGATGCTGCACTACGACGTCGAGAAACGCCGCAAGGCGCACGAACTGCTGCGCGCTGCCCACGAGGAGAAAGCGCAGCTGCTCGAGCAGCTGCAGGTGCAGTCCGCTGAACTCGACCGGCTGGCGCACGAAGACCCCCTGACCGGGCTGATGAACCGCCGCAGCTTCGAACTCCGCTTCGCGCAGGCGTGCGCGGAGGCCAGCACGACCGGCGCGGCCCTGTCCGTGGTGATGATCGACGTGGACCACTTCAAAAGCATCAACGACGCCTATGGGCATGATGTGGGCGACGAGGTCCTGCGTGGCGTCGCGGGCAGTCTGGCCGGCGTGTGCCGCAGCAGCGACCTCATCGCCCGGTACGGCGGAGAGGAATTTGTGATGGTGCTCCCAGGCACGCCCCCCGCTACAGCCTGCAGCGTCGCTCAGCGGCTGCTGACCGTTCTGAGCCTCCAGCACTGGGACGCCCTGGCTCCTGACACACGCGTGAGTGTCAGCTGCGGCGTCGCGGGTTTCGCGCCGGGCCACACCCCACAGTCCCTGCTCCGGCAGGCAGACGAGCGGCTGTACGACGCCAAACAACGCGGCCGGGCCCGCGTGGAAAGCTGA
- a CDS encoding peroxiredoxin, with protein sequence MSLTVGDKVEAFTATTDQGARYDSGQDSGTWRVVFFFPHAAASHCQLQARRYQAHHPEFAQAGVKVLGVSSNTRKQQLVFRDVCQVSFPLITDEQHRLSTQFGVLDDPLPELSFRPARRETFLIGPDDVIVQHWQNVNPETDASTVLEEVRRHLGQSGR encoded by the coding sequence ATGTCGCTGACAGTTGGAGACAAGGTCGAGGCGTTCACTGCCACCACGGATCAGGGCGCCCGGTACGACTCGGGCCAGGATTCAGGGACGTGGCGCGTGGTGTTCTTCTTCCCCCACGCCGCCGCATCGCACTGCCAGTTGCAGGCGCGGCGCTATCAGGCCCACCACCCGGAATTCGCGCAGGCCGGGGTGAAGGTTCTTGGCGTGAGCAGCAACACCCGCAAGCAGCAGCTGGTGTTCCGCGACGTGTGTCAGGTGAGTTTTCCGTTGATCACGGATGAGCAGCACCGCCTGAGCACGCAGTTCGGCGTGCTGGATGACCCTCTCCCGGAGCTGTCGTTCCGGCCGGCGCGGCGTGAGACGTTCCTGATCGGCCCGGATGATGTGATCGTCCAGCACTGGCAGAACGTGAACCCTGAAACGGATGCCAGTACGGTGCTCGAAGAGGTCAGGCGGCACCTGGGACAGTCAGGCCGCTAA
- a CDS encoding glutaminyl-peptide cyclotransferase, with product MTLPALNARAQSPTPVLKATVTARYPHDRNAFTEGFQYLGSGVVMESTGITGQSGVRRVDLKTGKVLSQVGTPIATAFGEGVTVLDGAAYHLTWQEGVAIAFDSGTLKETGRFRYTGEGWGLTHDGRQLIMSNGSATLSWRDPRTFRVRRTVQVTDQGQPVKNLNELEYVQGNVYANVWLTDRIARIDPQTGKVTAWIDVSELTREASVAATKAGRPLTFDDVPNGIAFIPERGTLLLTGKRWATVFEVKVAGLKSEDPGVAGRAPRR from the coding sequence ATGACTCTCCCCGCCCTGAATGCCCGGGCACAATCCCCCACGCCGGTCCTGAAAGCCACCGTCACGGCCCGCTACCCACACGACCGCAACGCCTTCACGGAAGGTTTCCAGTACCTGGGCAGCGGCGTCGTCATGGAAAGCACCGGGATCACCGGGCAGTCCGGCGTGCGCCGCGTCGACCTGAAAACCGGGAAGGTCCTCTCGCAGGTCGGGACGCCCATCGCCACGGCCTTCGGTGAGGGCGTCACCGTCCTCGACGGCGCCGCGTACCACCTCACCTGGCAGGAGGGCGTTGCCATCGCCTTTGACAGCGGCACCCTCAAGGAAACCGGCCGGTTCCGCTACACCGGCGAAGGCTGGGGCCTCACGCACGACGGCAGGCAGCTGATCATGAGCAACGGCAGCGCCACCCTGTCCTGGCGGGACCCCCGCACGTTCCGCGTGCGGCGCACCGTGCAGGTCACCGACCAGGGACAGCCTGTGAAGAATCTCAACGAACTCGAGTACGTGCAGGGCAACGTGTACGCCAACGTGTGGCTCACCGACCGCATCGCCCGGATCGACCCGCAGACCGGCAAGGTCACCGCCTGGATCGACGTGTCTGAGCTGACGCGCGAGGCCAGTGTGGCCGCCACCAAAGCCGGCCGGCCCCTCACCTTCGACGACGTGCCCAACGGCATCGCGTTCATTCCGGAGCGCGGCACCCTGCTCCTCACCGGGAAACGCTGGGCCACCGTCTTCGAGGTGAAGGTCGCGGGCCTCAAAAGTGAGGATCCGGGCGTCGCTGGCCGCGCCCCGCGCCGCTGA
- the gnd gene encoding phosphogluconate dehydrogenase (NAD(+)-dependent, decarboxylating) codes for MNIGMIGLGKMGGNMVLRLTQAGIQVTGYDRSEASVAQIERQGARGARSMEDLIDAVGLPGQRAVWVMVPAGPITQSVIDDLAQRLAPGDIIIDGGNSNYKDSMRRAEELAAHGIHFVDVGTSGGVWGLKEGYAMMIGGAEEAVERLRPVFEALAPAADRGWGRMGPAGSGHYVKMVHNGIEYGMMQAYAEGFELMKAHQSFNLDMAQIAELWRHGSVVRSWLLDLTAEALNNKAEFEKLSDYVADSGEGRWTIIDSIELGVPTPVITLATQMRFRSQQEVSYAGQMLSAMRRAFGGHAVKTIETPRQEGLVPEVAPGDHPSVAAPENIGVTASSGEGSAAEQLGETGQQRVKGDA; via the coding sequence ATGAACATCGGCATGATTGGACTGGGCAAGATGGGCGGCAACATGGTTCTGCGCCTCACCCAGGCAGGGATTCAGGTCACGGGGTACGACCGCAGCGAAGCGTCTGTGGCGCAGATCGAGCGACAGGGCGCGCGCGGCGCGCGCAGCATGGAGGACCTCATTGATGCAGTTGGCCTGCCCGGCCAGCGGGCCGTGTGGGTTATGGTGCCGGCCGGGCCGATCACGCAGAGCGTCATTGACGACCTCGCGCAGCGGCTCGCGCCCGGCGACATCATCATCGACGGCGGCAACAGCAACTACAAAGACAGCATGCGCCGCGCCGAGGAACTCGCCGCGCACGGCATTCACTTCGTGGACGTCGGCACGTCGGGCGGCGTGTGGGGCCTCAAGGAAGGCTACGCCATGATGATCGGCGGCGCCGAGGAAGCCGTGGAGCGCCTGCGCCCGGTGTTCGAGGCGCTCGCGCCCGCCGCGGACCGCGGGTGGGGCCGCATGGGTCCGGCCGGCAGCGGCCACTACGTCAAGATGGTGCACAACGGCATCGAGTACGGCATGATGCAGGCCTACGCCGAGGGGTTCGAGCTGATGAAAGCGCACCAGAGCTTCAACCTGGACATGGCGCAGATTGCCGAACTGTGGCGGCACGGCAGCGTGGTCCGCTCCTGGCTGCTGGACCTGACTGCCGAGGCGCTGAACAACAAAGCCGAGTTCGAGAAACTCTCGGATTACGTGGCCGACAGCGGCGAGGGCCGCTGGACAATCATCGACTCCATCGAACTGGGCGTTCCCACCCCGGTGATCACGCTGGCCACGCAGATGCGCTTCCGCAGCCAGCAGGAGGTCAGTTACGCCGGGCAGATGCTCTCCGCGATGCGCCGCGCCTTCGGGGGGCACGCGGTCAAGACGATCGAAACGCCCCGCCAGGAGGGCCTGGTTCCGGAGGTGGCGCCCGGCGATCACCCCAGCGTCGCGGCGCCGGAGAACATCGGCGTGACCGCCAGCAGCGGCGAGGGCAGCGCCGCGGAACAGCTCGGCGAGACCGGGCAGCAGCGCGTGAAAGGTGACGCGTGA
- a CDS encoding Nif3-like dinuclear metal center hexameric protein, translated as MSDVSPVSPRGEVPRDVLVRWLGEYLNVSAFRDPSLNGLQIEGTELIRRVAVSVDTSLKTLQHAADSGADLLIAHHGLFWGQPLALTGPHRERVRAALMADLNVYVSHIPLDAHPEVGNNAMIARALTLQNLQPFGEWAGTRIGLAGELPFEQSLQDFADRVQKLTGEICLVHGGGRSPTVRRLGVLSGGGAGSIAEAAALGLDTLLTGEPEHKHFHDAFEYGVNVVYAGHYETEVFGVRALAARLEDEFGLQWQFLHHPTGL; from the coding sequence ATGTCGGATGTTTCTCCAGTGTCTCCGCGCGGCGAGGTGCCGCGTGATGTTCTCGTGCGCTGGCTGGGCGAGTACCTGAACGTCTCCGCGTTCCGGGATCCCAGCCTCAACGGCCTTCAGATTGAAGGGACCGAGCTTATCCGCCGGGTGGCGGTCAGTGTCGACACCAGCCTGAAGACCCTTCAGCATGCTGCGGACAGTGGCGCGGACCTGCTGATCGCCCATCACGGTCTGTTCTGGGGGCAGCCGCTCGCGCTTACCGGTCCGCACCGGGAGCGGGTGCGAGCGGCCCTGATGGCCGACCTGAACGTCTACGTCTCCCATATTCCGCTGGACGCGCATCCGGAGGTGGGGAACAACGCCATGATTGCCCGAGCGCTGACGTTGCAGAACCTTCAACCGTTCGGGGAGTGGGCCGGGACGCGGATCGGTCTGGCGGGGGAGCTGCCGTTCGAGCAGTCCCTGCAGGACTTCGCGGATCGCGTGCAGAAGCTCACGGGAGAAATCTGCCTCGTGCATGGGGGCGGCCGGTCTCCGACCGTGCGGCGCCTGGGTGTTCTCAGTGGCGGCGGGGCGGGCAGTATCGCCGAGGCGGCCGCCCTGGGGCTCGACACCCTGCTGACCGGCGAGCCGGAGCACAAGCACTTCCATGATGCGTTTGAGTACGGCGTGAATGTGGTGTACGCCGGGCACTACGAAACGGAAGTGTTCGGGGTCCGGGCGCTGGCCGCGCGACTGGAGGATGAGTTCGGCCTGCAGTGGCAGTTCCTGCATCACCCCACCGGCCTGTGA
- the tmk gene encoding dTMP kinase, translating to MSPGLFLTFEGPEGAGKSTQLARLVARLDQAGVPHVVTREPGGTPLGTRVREVLLDPALSIDALPEFLLYSASRAQLVVNVIRPALARGAVVVCDRYADSSLAYQGAGRGLPAALLQDLTGVVTGGLTPDVTVLLDLDPAVGLERAARRGQPDRLERADLAFHQRVRAGFQALAARDPARFLTLDATRGEDELAELVWATVSAQLH from the coding sequence GTGAGCCCGGGGCTGTTCCTGACCTTTGAGGGTCCGGAGGGCGCCGGGAAAAGCACGCAGCTGGCGCGCCTGGTCGCGCGGCTCGACCAGGCGGGCGTTCCACACGTGGTGACGCGCGAACCGGGAGGCACGCCCCTGGGCACACGGGTGCGGGAAGTCCTGCTTGACCCGGCCCTCAGCATCGACGCGCTACCGGAGTTCCTGCTGTACTCCGCGAGTCGCGCCCAGCTGGTCGTGAATGTGATCCGGCCGGCGCTGGCGCGTGGGGCGGTGGTGGTCTGCGACCGGTACGCGGATTCCAGTCTGGCGTACCAGGGTGCCGGGCGGGGCCTGCCTGCTGCGCTGCTGCAGGACCTGACGGGCGTGGTGACCGGCGGCCTGACCCCAGACGTGACGGTGCTGCTGGACCTGGACCCGGCCGTGGGGCTGGAGCGCGCCGCGCGGCGCGGCCAGCCGGACCGGCTGGAGCGCGCCGACCTTGCCTTTCATCAGCGGGTCAGGGCGGGCTTTCAGGCGCTGGCCGCGCGGGACCCCGCGCGGTTCCTGACACTGGACGCCACGCGGGGTGAGGATGAGCTTGCCGAGCTGGTGTGGGCGACCGTGAGCGCCCAGCTGCATTGA
- a CDS encoding TrmB family transcriptional regulator, producing MSAVIHLQALGLTEYEARAYTALLALGRAVPARVARQAGIPRPKIYETLERLEGRGLAAKVGQNPLEYAPLSAREYLARARRSFDDRLGALDRDLSRLAPDPAPEAVYHLYGEAAIRSLCEDLTLNARHSLYMAGDASFADRLERLSPRGVDLHRTPLTNLPPIAAQGQRAFLLARDGEAALVAHFIDDGGVGEAHGVHTHNPVIIHLIEGYVQLAAQQNPPH from the coding sequence ATGAGCGCCGTGATCCACCTGCAAGCGCTCGGGCTGACCGAGTACGAGGCCCGTGCCTATACCGCCCTGCTGGCCCTCGGCCGCGCCGTGCCGGCCCGCGTGGCCCGGCAGGCCGGCATTCCCCGGCCCAAAATCTACGAGACGCTCGAACGGCTCGAAGGTCGGGGCCTCGCCGCCAAGGTCGGTCAGAATCCCCTGGAATACGCGCCTCTCAGCGCCCGCGAGTACCTTGCCCGCGCACGCCGCTCCTTTGACGACCGCCTGGGCGCACTCGACCGTGACCTGTCGCGCCTCGCGCCGGACCCCGCTCCGGAAGCCGTGTACCACCTGTACGGCGAGGCGGCCATCCGCAGCCTCTGCGAAGACCTCACCCTGAATGCCCGCCACAGTCTGTACATGGCGGGCGACGCCAGTTTCGCCGACCGCCTGGAGCGCCTCAGCCCGCGGGGCGTGGACCTGCACCGCACGCCCCTGACGAACCTGCCGCCCATCGCTGCGCAGGGCCAGCGGGCCTTTCTGCTGGCCCGTGACGGAGAGGCGGCGCTCGTGGCCCACTTCATCGACGATGGCGGCGTTGGGGAAGCCCACGGCGTGCACACCCACAACCCCGTGATCATTCACCTGATTGAAGGGTACGTGCAACTGGCCGCGCAGCAGAACCCACCTCACTAA
- the mqnC gene encoding cyclic dehypoxanthinyl futalosine synthase: MTAPAPTITPATGADLLDRAARGERLSPADIEALYHLPLPDVAAVAHGLRLKRRDPGTVTFLIDRNINYTNICNVGCNFCAFYRTRRQKDSYTLTYEQISDKIRELEAVGGTRILLQGGVNPELGLDYYTGLLRHVKAHHPTIRIDAFSPEEVLFMEKTFGLNLDDLLDTLIAAGLDGLPGAGGEILEDDVRAGAAPARIRSDDWFRIIDAAQRKGLYTISTMVIGFGETYAQRAAHLIKTREQQDRALAAYGGNGFSGFAMWTLQTEHTRLHGKAPGATAHEYLQQLAIARIALDNIPNVQASWPAQGFKVAQAALYYGANDLGSTMLEENVVSAAGGHGRHHATVRELIRIAVDAGYTPAIRNSRFEIIQWPDADAVLNRGDTNPEAQRAVGVQ, from the coding sequence ATGACCGCTCCCGCCCCCACCATCACCCCCGCGACCGGCGCCGACCTGCTCGACCGGGCGGCGCGCGGGGAACGCCTCAGCCCGGCCGACATCGAGGCCCTGTACCACCTGCCCCTCCCGGACGTGGCCGCCGTGGCCCACGGCCTGCGCCTGAAACGCCGTGACCCTGGCACCGTCACGTTCCTGATCGACCGGAACATCAACTACACCAACATCTGTAACGTCGGGTGCAACTTCTGCGCCTTCTACCGCACCCGCCGCCAGAAAGACAGTTACACCCTCACCTACGAGCAGATCAGCGACAAGATCCGTGAACTCGAGGCGGTCGGCGGCACCCGCATCCTGCTGCAGGGCGGCGTGAATCCCGAACTGGGCCTGGACTACTACACCGGGCTGCTGCGGCACGTCAAAGCGCACCACCCGACCATCCGGATCGACGCGTTCTCACCGGAAGAAGTGCTGTTCATGGAAAAGACCTTCGGGCTGAACCTGGACGACCTGCTCGACACCCTCATCGCCGCGGGCCTCGACGGCCTGCCCGGCGCGGGAGGCGAGATCCTCGAGGACGACGTGCGGGCCGGCGCAGCGCCCGCCCGCATCCGCAGTGACGACTGGTTCCGCATCATCGACGCCGCGCAGCGCAAGGGGCTGTACACCATCTCCACCATGGTGATCGGCTTCGGCGAAACGTACGCGCAGCGCGCCGCGCACCTCATCAAGACCAGAGAGCAGCAGGACCGCGCCCTCGCCGCGTACGGCGGCAACGGCTTCTCCGGGTTCGCCATGTGGACCCTCCAGACCGAGCACACCCGCCTGCACGGCAAGGCCCCCGGCGCCACCGCCCACGAGTACCTGCAGCAACTCGCCATTGCCCGCATCGCCCTGGACAACATCCCGAACGTGCAGGCGTCCTGGCCTGCACAGGGGTTCAAGGTTGCGCAGGCGGCCCTGTACTACGGCGCGAACGACCTGGGGTCCACCATGCTCGAAGAGAACGTGGTCTCTGCTGCGGGCGGTCACGGCCGACACCACGCCACGGTCCGCGAACTGATCCGCATTGCCGTGGACGCCGGGTACACCCCCGCCATCCGCAACAGCCGCTTCGAAATCATCCAGTGGCCCGACGCGGACGCTGTCCTGAACCGCGGTGACACAAATCCCGAAGCGCAGCGCGCCGTCGGCGTCCAGTAA
- a CDS encoding response regulator, which translates to MTVLVVDDHPAELLLTCEVFELTMPDVDVITAGSVPEALHILSEHQVLPDLILLDQQLLGQSGFEVLSAVRGTPRTQHIPVIMMSAQHQDAHETLARELGATAYLQKSVDLHEYMDSVTAFMEKVR; encoded by the coding sequence ATGACAGTTCTTGTTGTGGATGATCATCCGGCTGAACTGCTGCTGACCTGTGAGGTCTTTGAACTCACCATGCCAGACGTGGACGTCATCACAGCCGGCTCCGTTCCGGAAGCCCTTCACATCCTCTCAGAACATCAGGTTCTGCCCGACCTGATCCTGCTCGACCAGCAGCTGCTCGGTCAGAGTGGCTTTGAGGTGCTGAGCGCCGTGCGCGGCACGCCCCGCACGCAGCACATCCCCGTCATCATGATGAGCGCTCAGCATCAGGACGCCCACGAAACCCTGGCGCGCGAACTCGGCGCCACCGCCTACCTGCAAAAAAGCGTGGACCTGCACGAGTACATGGATTCAGTCACCGCCTTCATGGAAAAGGTGCGCTAA